One Rickettsia prowazekii str. Breinl genomic region harbors:
- a CDS encoding UvrD-helicase domain-containing protein, which yields MSNLQQQASNPNTSVWVSASAGTGKTKILIDRFLRLLITGTEPTNILCLTFTNAAAIEMQARINSKLKYLALCDAEKLENELFLMSGNKPLPQEIANTKTLYYKLLNSHEPLNIYTIHAFCQKILKTFPLEAGITPEFKILEETKLQDIFLKIKNEIYLSDEHNEVIQILLNRFHEITLQDIFTEIIEQKIKFKKLFINKQIPEQISNKRLALEQLNNIYDKVASLFTAYDLAIAPKTLFFTKDGGKRKRLLSKELTKKYPQLLTELEKITAKIHHLDELRRIEELKYHTNLLTKLAYIFLKKYDSYKEENNLLDYDDLIYYTEKLLNNKTTHEWLFHKFENEINHILIDEAQDTSPTQWNIITTLITKLNVAEKPSNSTFIVGDDKQSIFRFQGANLHNFNLVNDQLKINLTSNNKKFKNITLEYSYRSCPEILQFTHNVLNNIKSNYPNLFLADNPLISSLRIHQGSVTVWPLLTNQKQKEFFWTLPEDDKNAKSAADLLIDKIVNFIKEKIKSKGILTSTASRISEKDFMILVRKRDKFSHNLIKELSKAKLKVEISDRINLKENLPILDLIAAAKFVLLPDDDLNLACLLKSPIIGISEQKLYTLLVKKIDHTLWEVLSSHKDIYHKLDSIIEIYKIATAENFFDLLVNRLNLRAIYGKNTDDMINDLLTLSKDYANSIDNSLQGFIAWFENNDIYIKRDMEHSDKIRVMTVHGSKGLEAPFVILCDSTTLPIRSNKFIWDDNGQMFFSLNSEDTPAFLQELKESEKLKDLQEYMRLLYVAMTRAQDHLIICGFSNKDTIPENCWYKIAKQTFDKLLN from the coding sequence ATGAGTAATCTACAACAACAGGCATCCAATCCTAATACTTCTGTTTGGGTATCGGCATCAGCAGGTACTGGTAAAACCAAAATACTAATCGATCGATTTTTGCGTCTGTTAATAACAGGCACAGAACCTACAAATATTTTATGTCTTACTTTTACTAATGCTGCAGCCATAGAAATGCAAGCACGGATTAATAGTAAACTTAAATATCTAGCTCTTTGTGATGCAGAAAAATTAGAAAACGAACTCTTTTTAATGAGCGGCAATAAACCTTTACCACAAGAAATAGCAAACACAAAAACTTTATACTATAAATTATTAAATAGTCATGAACCTTTAAATATCTATACAATTCATGCTTTTTGTCAAAAAATTCTTAAAACTTTTCCATTAGAAGCAGGCATAACACCAGAATTTAAAATTCTTGAAGAAACTAAATTACAAGATATCTTCTTAAAGATCAAAAATGAAATCTACTTAAGTGATGAGCATAATGAAGTAATCCAAATTTTGCTTAATAGATTTCATGAAATAACACTACAAGATATTTTCACTGAAATCATTGAGCAAAAAATTAAATTCAAAAAATTATTCATAAATAAGCAAATTCCTGAACAAATATCTAATAAAAGATTAGCGTTAGAGCAATTAAATAATATATATGATAAAGTAGCAAGTTTATTTACAGCATATGACTTAGCAATAGCACCGAAAACGCTATTTTTTACAAAAGATGGGGGAAAACGAAAAAGGCTTTTATCAAAAGAATTAACAAAAAAATATCCTCAATTATTGACAGAACTAGAAAAAATTACCGCTAAAATTCATCATTTGGATGAGTTACGTCGTATAGAAGAACTAAAATATCATACAAATTTACTTACTAAACTTGCTTATATTTTTTTAAAAAAATACGATTCATATAAAGAAGAAAATAATTTACTCGATTATGATGATCTAATTTACTACACCGAAAAATTACTCAATAATAAAACTACGCATGAGTGGTTGTTTCACAAATTTGAGAATGAAATAAACCATATCCTGATTGATGAAGCGCAAGATACAAGCCCTACACAGTGGAATATTATCACTACTTTAATAACAAAGTTGAATGTAGCAGAGAAACCAAGTAATAGTACTTTTATAGTTGGTGATGATAAACAGTCTATATTTAGATTTCAAGGTGCTAATCTGCATAATTTCAACTTAGTAAATGATCAGCTAAAAATAAACCTTACAAGTAATAATAAGAAATTCAAAAATATTACACTTGAATATTCATATAGATCATGTCCAGAGATTTTACAATTTACTCACAATGTTTTGAACAATATAAAGTCTAACTACCCGAATTTATTTCTTGCGGACAATCCTCTAATATCATCATTGCGTATACATCAAGGTAGTGTAACGGTGTGGCCTTTATTAACAAATCAGAAACAAAAAGAGTTTTTTTGGACATTGCCTGAAGATGATAAAAATGCTAAATCTGCTGCCGATTTACTGATAGACAAAATCGTGAATTTTATAAAAGAGAAAATAAAAAGTAAAGGAATATTAACGTCTACCGCAAGCCGAATATCAGAAAAAGATTTCATGATATTAGTAAGGAAACGAGACAAATTTAGTCATAATCTAATTAAAGAGCTGAGTAAAGCTAAGCTTAAAGTTGAGATCAGCGATAGAATTAATCTAAAAGAAAATCTACCTATACTAGATTTAATTGCGGCAGCTAAATTTGTGTTATTACCTGATGATGATTTAAATCTTGCTTGCTTACTCAAATCACCGATTATTGGGATAAGTGAGCAAAAATTATACACGCTGCTTGTAAAAAAAATTGATCATACTTTATGGGAAGTCTTATCTTCACATAAAGATATATATCATAAGTTAGATTCCATAATTGAAATTTATAAAATCGCAACTGCAGAAAATTTTTTTGATTTGCTTGTCAATAGATTAAATTTACGAGCGATTTACGGTAAAAATACCGATGATATGATAAATGATCTATTAACATTAAGTAAAGACTATGCAAATTCTATAGATAATTCCCTCCAAGGCTTCATTGCTTGGTTTGAAAATAACGATATCTATATCAAACGCGATATGGAACATTCAGATAAAATAAGAGTAATGACAGTTCACGGTTCTAAGGGGCTTGAAGCACCATTTGTGATATTATGTGATTCTACTACTTTACCTATAAGAAGTAATAAATTTATTTGGGATGATAATGGTCAAATGTTTTTCTCACTGAATTCTGAAGATACTCCTGCATTTTTACAAGAACTAAAAGAATCCGAAAAACTGAAAGACTTGCAGGAATATATGAGATTACTCTATGTTGCAATGACTAGAGCACAAGATCACCTCATTATATGCGGTTTTAGTAATAAAGATACCATACCTGAAAATTGTTGGTATAAAATAGCTAAACAAACTTTCGATAAATTGCTTAATTAG
- a CDS encoding SURF1 family protein has protein sequence MKINFLILTTFIILTSLGFWQLSRLKEKNLFLDSIQSHIISPGINLEKVQENLLYHKVKITGQFLPNKDIYLYGIRLMAMEKDGYYLVTPFKTIADQVILVVRGWFSNRNKNIIMKATNNQIHEIIGVIMPSEKTLSYLPANDIKNNVWLTLDLKEASKALKLNLENFYIIAEGKDISNLDILLPLSLNHLALIKNDHLEYAITWFGLAIF, from the coding sequence ATGAAAATAAATTTTCTTATACTAACAACTTTTATAATACTCACCTCTTTAGGATTTTGGCAGCTTAGTCGTTTAAAAGAAAAAAATTTATTTTTGGACTCAATACAATCTCATATAATCTCACCTGGAATTAATTTAGAAAAAGTGCAAGAGAATTTACTTTATCATAAAGTAAAAATCACAGGTCAATTTTTACCTAATAAAGACATATATTTATATGGTATAAGATTAATGGCTATGGAAAAAGACGGATACTATCTAGTTACTCCTTTTAAAACTATAGCAGATCAAGTTATCTTAGTAGTGCGGGGTTGGTTTAGTAATCGCAATAAAAATATTATCATGAAGGCTACAAATAATCAGATACATGAAATTATCGGAGTTATTATGCCATCTGAAAAAACACTCAGCTACTTACCAGCTAATGATATAAAAAATAATGTATGGCTAACATTAGATCTAAAAGAAGCATCTAAAGCTTTAAAATTAAATCTAGAGAATTTTTATATTATTGCAGAAGGAAAAGATATCAGTAATTTAGATATTTTATTGCCGCTTTCGCTAAATCATTTAGCATTGATCAAAAATGACCATTTAGAATATGCAATAACATGGTTTGGTCTAGCTATTTTTTAA
- the dnaQ gene encoding DNA polymerase III subunit epsilon: protein MSSLREIILDTETTGLDPQQGHRIVEIGAIEMVNKVLTGKHFHFYINPERDMPFEAYKIHGISGEFLKDKPLFKTIANDFLKFIADSTLIIHNAPFDIKFLNHELSLLKRTEIKFLELTNTIDTLVMARNMFPGARYSLDALCKRFKVDNSGRQLHGALKDAALLAEVYVALTGGRQSTFKMINKPDEINNLAVKCVDVQQIKRGIVVKPTKEELQKHKEFIDKILIQA from the coding sequence ATGTCGAGTTTAAGAGAAATAATTTTAGATACTGAAACTACGGGACTTGATCCACAACAAGGTCATCGAATTGTTGAGATCGGTGCAATTGAGATGGTAAATAAGGTATTAACAGGCAAGCATTTTCATTTTTATATTAATCCTGAACGCGATATGCCTTTTGAGGCTTATAAGATTCACGGTATCTCAGGAGAATTTTTAAAAGATAAACCTCTGTTTAAGACAATAGCCAATGATTTTTTAAAGTTTATAGCAGATAGTACACTTATTATTCATAATGCTCCTTTCGATATTAAATTTCTAAATCATGAATTATCTTTATTAAAGAGAACCGAAATTAAATTTTTGGAACTAACGAATACTATAGATACTCTAGTTATGGCAAGGAATATGTTTCCTGGAGCAAGATATAGTCTTGATGCATTATGTAAAAGATTTAAAGTTGATAATTCAGGTAGGCAACTTCATGGAGCTTTAAAAGATGCAGCATTACTTGCAGAAGTGTATGTTGCACTAACAGGAGGTAGACAATCTACTTTTAAGATGATTAATAAACCTGATGAAATAAACAACTTGGCAGTTAAGTGTGTAGATGTCCAGCAAATAAAAAGAGGTATTGTTGTTAAGCCTACTAAAGAAGAATTACAAAAACATAAAGAGTTCATAGATAAGATTTTAATACAGGCTTAA